Proteins found in one Calypte anna isolate BGI_N300 chromosome 10, bCalAnn1_v1.p, whole genome shotgun sequence genomic segment:
- the CFAP161 gene encoding LOW QUALITY PROTEIN: cilia- and flagella-associated protein 161 (The sequence of the model RefSeq protein was modified relative to this genomic sequence to represent the inferred CDS: substituted 1 base at 1 genomic stop codon) translates to MAMWNASKASYRPGVLIGNWSEDLSLQEERWKDFIHKRERGELLIQNFKKLQESVLKKIQLSVSKDGFVHFGDTVMLLNPDKKPLVQNYSGVHGSLTLAVNLDEISLYSTKSSPAPRALSAVESVSPVGRNTFCILSVDGSAEGEPIKFGQNFALGTTGGFSGQMLYLASDHKSFMRFSKKSCLQQVVLTDELSQQTFWQAAFLDPQLRLEYEGFPVPANSEVIITHYFTNRSLAVPRKFWTRSYFGREHEVICHTYLDSHKAEEDKNYWLIVTGNPSDENTTMFDRPNPQPGWVRKNEFSKEKXNLKIPGKSQQMLMTF, encoded by the exons ATGGCGATGTGGAACGCCAGCAAGGCGTCCTACAGGCCCGGGGTGCTCATCGGGAACTGGAGCGAGGACCTGAGTTTGCAGGAG GAACGCTGGAAGGATTTTATTCATAAGAGAGAACGAGGAGAACTTTTAATACAGAACTTCAAGAAACTTCAAGAAAGTGTTTTaaagaag atCCAGCTGTCAGTATCGAAAGATGGATTTGTTCATTTTGGAGACACCGTGATGCTTTTGAACCCAGACAAGAAACCCTTAGTGCAGAATTACTCAGGTGTGCATGGCAGTCTGACCTTGGCAGTGAATCTGGATGAAATTTCCCTGTATTCGACCAAATCATCGCCAGCCCCTCGGGCACTGAGTGCAGTCGAGAGCGTGAGCCCAGTGGGTCGAAAcactttctgcattttaag TGTTGATGGAAGTGCAGAGGGTGAACCAATTAAATTTGGGCAAAACTTTGCTCTAGGGACAACAGGAGGATTTTCTGGCCAAATG ttataTCTAGCAAGTGACCATAAATCATTCATGcgattttcaaaaaaatcttgCCTTCAGCAAGTAGTTTTGACAGATGAGCTCTCCCAGCAAACTTTCTGGCAAGCTGCCTTCTTGGATCCACAGCTGCGTCTTGAATATGAAGGATTTCCAGTTCCt gcaaatTCTGAAGTTATTATCACTCATTACTTTACTAATCGGAGCTTAGCTGTTCCAAGGAAGTTTTGGACAAG GTCTTATTTTGGAAGAGAACATGAAGTAATTTGTCACACTTACCTGGACTCCCATAAAGCTGAAGAAGATAAGAATTACTGGTTAATAGTTACAGGAAATCCCAGTGATGAGAACACTACAATGTTTGATAGACCCAACCCTCAGCCAGGCTGGGTCAGAAAGAATGAGTTTAGTAAAGAGAAATAGAATCTAAAAATCCCAGGCAAGAGCCAGCAGATGTTGATGACATTCTGA